The DNA sequence ATTCTTTTCGGGGTTTTAATGAAAATTCGCTCTATGCAGATCTCTATTATTTCGGAACTGCGGAATATCGATACTTGGTCGGCAATCAGGCTTTCTTTGATATCTTCGGACAGTACGGAGAATTGCACAATAAGAATTTAGGACTGAAACCGAAATTGTATAGTTTTGGTTTAGGTTTTAATTTTATTTTACCAATTGGCTTGATGAGTTTTCAAATCTCTAATGGAAGTGAATTTGGAAACACGATCAAATTTGGAGACACGAAAATTCATTGGGGAATTTTGAGTAGATTTTAAGGAATACATTCTGAAATTTCTCGCGAGGATTTTGCAGATTAAGTAGATTTCTTGTTTGAAATAATGTCAATGCTTGGTAAAAATTTAATAACTCTAATTAATTTTTTTTAGGCTATCCTTTCTTTTTTGTTTTTCCTGTTTTTTAAAATAACCACGGAAAAGGAAATTGTGTTTTAATGCTTCCATATTTTCGTTCAGTTTCTTGGAAGCTTGTTTTATATTAATCATTGTTGAATCGATATCATTTGTCAAATCCTGATTCTGAGTAACGTAATTTAAAGTTCCTTTTCCGCCTTTTAATTGGTCAAAATAATCATCCATTTTTTTGGTGACATCACTGATATCATTACTGGATTTTTCAAGATTGGAAAAAACTGTTTTAATTTGAGTAGCAGAAGATTTATCACTTAATAGTACCGCAGCTGCACTTTGGTCATAATTTACTTTAGAAATAATGCCGTTGACTTTGGAAATTGCAGCAGAAATACCTGATGTCGTTTTTTCAATTTCTAAAACTGACTGACGAATATTCTTCGCCATCAAAGTATCACTAAGCAAAGCTCCCATTGTTCCTTTGCCATCAAGAATTTTATTGGTAATTTTCAACAAATCTGCGGATAGTAATGCGATATTTTCATTTGTCTTACTAAGAGTATTTAGCATATCATCAGTAGCAATTTTGCTGTGTATCTTAATGGTATCTCCGGAGACAACGGTCTTTGCAG is a window from the Kaistella flava (ex Peng et al. 2021) genome containing:
- a CDS encoding MlaD family protein yields the protein MMGKSSEKIKVGIFVIIGTVLLIAGLYFIGQQQQMFNKTIKLYAVFNNVNGLQLGNYVRYSGVNVGTVSGIEMIEEGKITVQMSIDEKTGRFIRKDAIASVASDGLVGSMVVNIVPGKDGAAKTVVSGDTIKIHSKIATDDMLNTLSKTNENIALLSADLLKITNKILDGKGTMGALLSDTLMAKNIRQSVLEIEKTTSGISAAISKVNGIISKVNYDQSAAAVLLSDKSSATQIKTVFSNLEKSSNDISDVTKKMDDYFDQLKGGKGTLNYVTQNQDLTNDIDSTMINIKQASKKLNENMEALKHNFLFRGYFKKQEKQKRKDSLKKIN